From the Thermomicrobium sp. 4228-Ro genome, the window AGCAGCATGACGGGAAGCGCTCCGAGCGAGAAAGAGAAGACCGGAAACGAATCCAACGAGTGGAACAGGAAACGTGTCACCGGCTCGATCGCAAAAGCAGCGAGTCCTGGCAGCAGCAACAGGAGGACGACGAACTGTTGCGCGACTGCGGTCGATTCTGCCCACGCTGAGATGCTCACCTGAAGGGCCATGACGGTGAGCAAACCGCTCGCCGCGAAGACCAGCGACATCAGCAATCCTCGGAGCGGCACGGGCTGCCCGGCTAAAGCAGCGACCCCTGTTACAGCACTTACCAGCGCAGCGTCGTACAGCAAACCGACGAGCCAGTACGGCACGACCTTCGCCAGAGCGAGCATCCAGTCCGGGACGGGCGCAAGTAGCCAGACCTCGAGCGTTCCGCGCTCGCGCTCCCCAGCGACCGCACTGGCGAGCAAGCTGGACAGTGCGGCGAAAGGGAACAGGATGAGGACGAAGACCCCGAACCCGGTTGGGAGAAGCAGGGCCACACTTTCCGCAGGGATGATGGGAGCGCTGGAGGCGAACAGGAGGAGCGGCATCACGAGAAAGGCCAGAAGCCGCCGCCCACGCTCACGCGCGGCGAGAGTCCGGGCAAGCTCCCAGCGGCAGAGTTCCCAAAAGCATGCCAGCATAGGCGCCCTCTCACGCACGGACAAGCAGCGTTCTGAGTGCCTCTTCCAGTTTGCGCTCGTCTCCTTCCGGTGTCTTGAGTTCGTCCCTCGTCACGGACGCGATGACCTTGCCGCGTCCCAGAACGACGAAGCGGTCGCAGACGACCAGCGCGTCACCGAGGACGTGCGTCGCGAAGATCACGGTTCGGTCGGGACGTGCCCGCTGCCACTCGCGGAGCCAGTTCAGGAAATCGACGCGCGCGAGCGGATCGAGTTCGTTCGTGACCTCGTCGAGGAGCAAGAGCTTCGGTTCACCGAGGAGTGCGCGCGCCAGGGCAACCCTTTTGCGGAAGCCGGCCGAGAGCGAGCCGCACCACTCGTCGAGGACCTCGTCGAGAGCCAGGATCCGGATCACCTCGCGCAGCTGTGCCTGCCGTCGCTGCCGATCGTGCGGCAACACGAGCCGTGCAACATGTTCGAGGTGATCCCGTGCGCGCATCTCGTCGTAGAGGCCGTCCCGTTCCGGAACGTAGCCGATGAGCCGACGCACCGCGTCCGCTCGCGCCGGTAGCTCCATGCCCAGTACGATAGCCCTACCCTGCCCGGGCTTCAGGAGACCGGCGATCAAGCGCAGGAGCGACGTCTTGCCAGCCCCGTTCGGACCGAGGAGTCCGCAGATGCACCCCAGTGGTACCCGCAGGTCGATGGCGTCGAGAATGAGCTTGCCGGGGCAGGCGACCGTGATGGCTTCCAGAACGACTGCCTGGTCTGCTGCGTTACGAGACGACTCCACTGCTCGCTGTTTCCACCACTCTCCGGAACACGTCGCCGTCTTCACCATGGGCGAATGCAGGGCCAGCAGTTACAACCGAGCTGCCGTGAGCACTGGATAATGGCACTCGCACACGTTCCCACGGCTGCGCTGCAACAGATCATGTTGCCAGTGAAGCAGCAAAAGGCGAGGCCGGCGCACAAGAAGTTCGCGACGAGACAGGCCCGACAGTCGGGACAGCAGTTCGCGCTGGCCTGCAGCACTGGGTCCGCGGTCGGGCCAAGCGACAGACCGAGTTCATCAGGTCTGAGTAGGCGAACGGTGCCACCCTGCTCGACTGCGAACACTGGCACTCCAGCTGGTGAGTCCAGCCACGCGTAAGTGGCGACTCCCTCGAGACACACCAGAGCGATGCG encodes:
- a CDS encoding ABC transporter permease, producing the protein MLACFWELCRWELARTLAARERGRRLLAFLVMPLLLFASSAPIIPAESVALLLPTGFGVFVLILFPFAALSSLLASAVAGERERGTLEVWLLAPVPDWMLALAKVVPYWLVGLLYDAALVSAVTGVAALAGQPVPLRGLLMSLVFAASGLLTVMALQVSISAWAESTAVAQQFVVLLLLLPGLAAFAIEPVTRFLFHSLDSFPVFSFSLGALPVMLLSIFIVLRAVRRDRLALRCSQASNRSTRTRR
- a CDS encoding ABC transporter ATP-binding protein; amino-acid sequence: MESSRNAADQAVVLEAITVACPGKLILDAIDLRVPLGCICGLLGPNGAGKTSLLRLIAGLLKPGQGRAIVLGMELPARADAVRRLIGYVPERDGLYDEMRARDHLEHVARLVLPHDRQRRQAQLREVIRILALDEVLDEWCGSLSAGFRKRVALARALLGEPKLLLLDEVTNELDPLARVDFLNWLREWQRARPDRTVIFATHVLGDALVVCDRFVVLGRGKVIASVTRDELKTPEGDERKLEEALRTLLVRA